In a genomic window of Glycine max cultivar Williams 82 chromosome 13, Glycine_max_v4.0, whole genome shotgun sequence:
- the LOC100819328 gene encoding probable 2-isopropylmalate synthase, which yields MATKTSTPSSQSPKLSHLRPQYIPNHIPDSSYVRILDTTLRDGEQSPGATMTAKEKLDIARQLVKLGVDIIQPDFPSASNSDFMAVKMIAQEVGNAVDDDGYVPVIAGFCRCVEKDISTAWEAVKYAKRPRLCTSIATSPIHMEHKLRKSKDQVIQIARDMVKFARSLGCNDIQFGAEDATRYEPFICLTLFGSRF from the coding sequence ATGGCAACCAAAACCTCCACTCCAAGTTCTCAATCCCCAAAACTCTCTCATCTCCGCCCTCAATACATTCCCAACCACATCCCCGACTCCTCCTACGTCCGCATCTTGGACACCACCCTCCGCGACGGCGAACAATCCCCGGGAGCCACCATGACAGCAAAGGAGAAGCTCGACATCGCACGGCAGCTGGTGAAGCTGGGCGTGGACATCATCCAGCCCGACTTCCCTTCTGCGTCGAACAGCGACTTCATGGCCGTCAAAATGATAGCACAAGAGGTTGGCAATGCTGTTGATGATGATGGTTATGTGCCTGTCATTGCTGGCTTCTGTCGGTGCGTTGAGAAGGACATTTCTACTGCATGGGAGGCTGTGAAGTATGCTAAGAGGCCACGGCTTTGTACTTCCATAGCTACGAGCCCTATTCACATGGAGCACAAGCTGAGAAAGAGTAAAGATCAGGTGATTCAGATTGCCAGGGATATGGTCAAGTTTGCACGGAGTTTGGGTTGCAATGATATTCAGTTCGGTGCTGAAGATGCTACTAGGTACGAGCCTTTCATTTGTCTTACTCTTTTTGGATCacgtttttag